Proteins encoded together in one Bacillota bacterium window:
- a CDS encoding MFS transporter: MQVLLLMLLSLGHLVTDLSQGALPMLLPVLKDEFDLSYTAVSVVVLVASLSASVTQPLFGIWSDRFTSRWLLPLGCFLSALGMALAGVGPAYALILLGVLISGLGSAAYHPEGSKQTFLISKEKQRATALSVYSVGGSLGFGLGPLTAALLLAQAGRFGMIGLLIPALATALLMQGFLPVLARLVQDARERGGAAGCGEPCRKELNPNSAAVAQYPLRDPGPAARVALLFLVIITSLRSWVHVGFTTFIPLYYVDYLGSDPNFASMLLTIFLLAGAVGTLLGGYLSDRWGRRTVLLFSFALVIPSLLYLPSTTGVWSAVLVGWSGLVLISSFAITVVYAQELIPGHVGLASGLMLGFAVGMGGLGTLLLGNVADLWGVPAALKIVAVLPLPALLLTLLLPDSRR; encoded by the coding sequence TTGCAGGTTCTGCTCCTGATGCTGTTGAGTCTCGGTCACCTCGTCACCGATTTGAGCCAGGGAGCGCTCCCCATGCTGCTCCCGGTTTTAAAGGATGAGTTCGATCTCTCCTATACTGCGGTGAGCGTGGTCGTTCTGGTCGCAAGCTTGAGCGCTTCCGTAACCCAGCCTCTTTTTGGGATCTGGAGCGACCGGTTTACAAGCCGCTGGCTCCTTCCTCTGGGGTGCTTCCTTTCGGCACTGGGAATGGCGCTGGCCGGCGTGGGGCCGGCCTATGCTCTGATTTTGCTGGGTGTTCTGATCAGCGGGCTGGGATCTGCGGCGTACCACCCTGAAGGTTCGAAGCAGACCTTTTTAATCAGTAAGGAAAAACAAAGGGCAACCGCGCTATCCGTTTATTCTGTAGGAGGGAGCCTGGGGTTTGGCCTCGGCCCCCTGACGGCTGCCTTGCTTCTGGCACAGGCTGGGCGCTTTGGGATGATCGGCCTGCTGATTCCGGCTCTTGCCACCGCTTTACTGATGCAGGGATTTCTTCCCGTCCTGGCCCGCCTGGTGCAGGATGCCAGGGAACGCGGTGGCGCGGCCGGGTGCGGCGAACCTTGCAGAAAAGAGTTAAACCCGAATTCCGCCGCGGTGGCTCAGTACCCCTTGCGTGACCCGGGGCCTGCTGCCCGGGTTGCTTTGCTTTTCCTGGTTATCATAACCTCCCTGCGCTCCTGGGTCCACGTGGGTTTTACTACTTTCATACCTCTTTACTATGTGGACTACCTGGGGAGCGATCCCAATTTTGCCAGCATGCTGCTCACGATTTTTCTCCTCGCCGGCGCGGTAGGAACCCTGCTCGGGGGATATCTCTCCGACCGGTGGGGGAGAAGAACGGTTTTACTTTTTTCTTTCGCTCTCGTGATTCCTTCCCTGCTTTACCTCCCCTCCACTACAGGGGTTTGGAGCGCCGTCCTTGTCGGGTGGAGCGGCCTGGTACTGATTTCCAGCTTTGCCATTACGGTTGTCTACGCACAGGAGTTAATCCCCGGCCACGTCGGGCTTGCTTCGGGGTTAATGCTCGGCTTTGCGGTGGGAATGGGAGGGCTGGGCACCCTCCTGCTGGGAAATGTTGCAGATCTCTGGGGCGTGCCGGCGGCGCTGAAGATCGTGGCGGTTTTGCCGCTCCCCGCTCTTCTCCTCACCCTCCTGCTGCCGGACAGCAGGAGATAA
- a CDS encoding LysM domain-containing protein, protein MGRGSWRVRPGDTLYLIAAQSGTTIAELLRLNPGIDPNNLQVGQVINLPEELPPCPSGVYWEVAAGDTLFSIARAIGTTVERLLELNPHIDPENLQIGQKICLPG, encoded by the coding sequence ATGGGCCGTGGTTCCTGGCGGGTGAGGCCGGGGGATACCCTGTATCTGATCGCCGCTCAATCAGGCACTACAATTGCCGAACTGCTCCGGCTTAACCCCGGCATCGACCCGAATAACCTTCAGGTCGGTCAGGTGATCAACCTCCCGGAGGAATTACCCCCCTGCCCTTCGGGTGTCTACTGGGAGGTGGCTGCCGGGGACACCCTGTTCAGCATTGCACGGGCCATCGGGACAACGGTGGAAAGGCTGTTGGAGTTGAACCCCCATATCGACCCCGAGAACCTTCAGATCGGCCAGAAGATCTGCCTGCCCGGCTGA
- the eam gene encoding glutamate 2,3-aminomutase — translation MALKFPNFLEQELEQNTAGKHGNKQAGSPEKKRAALERSAELKERIRGYLEAKKGIPTGFDLVPAYTEARERILSAFGAAEEDWNSWLWQLSHRITSVQTLARFLTLSDEDREEISLVSGHFRWAISPYYLALVMCDEPHGALWKQSVPARFEVTDTRGCEDPMAEAWTSPAPGITRRYPDRLIINVTNQCAMFCRHCQRRRNIGKVDSHRPRAVLEAALRYVRENEEIRDVLVTGGDALLLDDLTLDWLLGELHAISHVEIKRIGTRVPVTLPQRITPELCAVLEKYPPIYINTQFNHPREVTPEAKQACDMLVRAGVVLGNQTVLLRGVNNDPHVMKKLNQELLKIRVRPYYIFHAKNVRGTSHFITSVDEGLEIMEHLRGYTSGLAVPTYIINAPYGMGKTPVAPNYLLGKKGNQLLLRTWENKIVPYETPS, via the coding sequence TTGGCCCTTAAATTTCCGAACTTTTTAGAACAGGAGCTTGAACAGAATACGGCGGGCAAACACGGAAATAAACAGGCGGGGAGCCCGGAAAAGAAGCGTGCCGCCCTGGAACGGTCAGCGGAGTTGAAGGAAAGGATCAGGGGCTATCTGGAAGCGAAAAAAGGGATCCCGACCGGCTTCGACCTGGTGCCCGCCTACACGGAGGCCCGGGAGAGGATCTTAAGCGCCTTCGGAGCCGCGGAAGAGGATTGGAACAGCTGGCTCTGGCAGCTTTCGCACCGGATCACCAGCGTCCAGACCCTCGCCCGGTTCCTCACCCTGAGCGACGAGGACCGGGAGGAAATCTCCCTTGTAAGCGGGCACTTCCGCTGGGCGATCTCCCCCTACTACCTCGCCCTGGTGATGTGCGACGAGCCGCACGGGGCGCTCTGGAAGCAGTCGGTCCCGGCGCGGTTCGAGGTCACCGATACCCGGGGGTGCGAGGACCCGATGGCCGAGGCCTGGACCTCGCCGGCGCCGGGGATCACAAGGCGCTACCCCGACCGCCTGATCATCAACGTCACCAACCAGTGCGCCATGTTCTGCCGCCACTGCCAGCGGAGGCGCAACATCGGGAAGGTGGACTCCCACCGGCCGCGCGCCGTCCTGGAGGCGGCGCTCCGGTACGTGCGGGAAAACGAGGAGATCCGGGACGTGCTGGTCACCGGCGGGGACGCCCTCCTGCTGGACGACCTCACCCTGGACTGGCTGCTGGGGGAGCTGCACGCCATCTCCCACGTGGAGATCAAGCGGATCGGCACCAGGGTCCCGGTGACCCTGCCGCAGCGGATCACGCCGGAGCTCTGTGCGGTGCTTGAGAAGTACCCGCCGATTTACATCAACACCCAGTTCAACCACCCGCGGGAGGTCACGCCTGAAGCGAAGCAGGCCTGCGATATGCTGGTGCGCGCCGGGGTGGTTTTAGGCAACCAGACGGTGCTGCTGCGGGGGGTAAACAACGACCCCCACGTGATGAAGAAGCTCAACCAGGAGCTTTTAAAGATCCGGGTGCGCCCCTACTACATCTTCCACGCCAAGAACGTCAGGGGCACCAGCCACTTCATCACTTCCGTGGACGAGGGTCTGGAGATCATGGAGCACCTGCGGGGCTATACCTCAGGGCTGGCCGTTCCCACGTACATCATCAACGCCCCCTACGGGATGGGGAAGACGCCCGTCGCCCCAAACTACCTGCTGGGGAAAAAGGGGAACCAGCTCCTGTTGAGAACCTGGGAGAACAAGATCGTCCCCTACGAAACCCCGTCATAA
- a CDS encoding MurT ligase domain-containing protein, whose amino-acid sequence MSRSRIKITVWVRLVLALLAARLVAFGCRLFGHPGTSLPGVVALKIFPGLVQFLVPGYERVLAVTGTNGKTTTANLLAHTLRRAGFTVAHNAEGANMLPGVATALIRDCTRLGRPRSRVALLEVDEGSVAKVFAAARPELVIVTNYFRDQLDRYWELERTTALLRSAVAGLPGVTLILNGDDPLVASVGRGHPRTCYFGVLRDTAPAGAVPSGTVSPGAAPSVAALPGATSAGGSLPGVSAGAASPGSTSPGAAPPAAPAGAAPSGGIPDQVAGIVLKGSGETREGRFCLCCGTALVYHYYHYGQLGDYFCPDCGFHRPVLDFAAFDVNAGDALRFSLRFSLSGPGSSEPGLLSRGFNRSGLNSGLSGLQPPAGGSRTPEPCRNLFLEAPLRGFYNVYNVLGAAAAALTLGIPAGCLKTALLDYTPALGRMEEFIFQGRPCTLALIKNPAGVDEVLKTILEGRTEKALVIAINDLAADGRDVSWLWDADFARLAGARIKKIICAGRRAADLAVCLKYAGIDPGRLALAPERAASLKILAQQAAEGVEELYVLATYTNLFPYAGLLRRWGKVVERGAAQSMPSLS is encoded by the coding sequence GTGAGTCGGAGCAGGATTAAAATCACGGTCTGGGTGCGGCTGGTCCTCGCTTTGCTGGCCGCAAGGCTGGTGGCCTTCGGGTGCCGGCTCTTCGGGCACCCGGGGACATCCCTGCCCGGGGTGGTAGCCCTGAAGATCTTTCCCGGGCTTGTCCAGTTCCTGGTACCCGGTTACGAGAGGGTGCTGGCGGTGACGGGGACCAACGGCAAAACCACCACCGCCAACCTCCTGGCTCATACCCTGCGCCGGGCGGGCTTCACGGTCGCCCACAACGCCGAGGGCGCCAACATGCTGCCCGGCGTGGCAACCGCCCTGATCCGGGACTGTACCCGGTTAGGGAGGCCGCGGAGCCGGGTGGCACTCCTTGAGGTGGATGAGGGGAGCGTCGCGAAGGTCTTCGCCGCAGCCAGACCGGAGCTCGTAATCGTGACGAACTACTTCCGCGACCAGCTCGACCGCTACTGGGAGCTGGAGCGCACGACGGCGCTCCTGCGCAGTGCGGTCGCGGGACTCCCCGGTGTGACCTTGATTTTAAACGGAGATGACCCCCTCGTGGCATCTGTCGGCCGCGGTCACCCCCGTACCTGCTACTTCGGTGTCCTCCGGGATACTGCCCCGGCCGGTGCCGTTCCATCCGGAACCGTTTCGCCTGGTGCCGCTCCCTCCGTTGCCGCCCTGCCCGGTGCCACTTCAGCCGGCGGCAGCCTGCCCGGTGTTTCCGCCGGTGCTGCTTCCCCCGGTTCCACCTCACCTGGAGCTGCTCCGCCCGCCGCTCCGGCCGGTGCCGCGCCTTCCGGAGGTATTCCGGATCAAGTTGCGGGGATTGTTCTAAAAGGTTCCGGGGAAACACGCGAAGGGAGGTTCTGCCTGTGCTGCGGGACCGCCCTTGTATACCATTACTACCACTACGGCCAGCTTGGAGACTACTTCTGCCCTGACTGCGGTTTCCACCGTCCGGTGCTTGACTTTGCAGCCTTTGATGTGAACGCCGGTGATGCGTTGAGATTTTCCCTGCGCTTTTCTTTATCCGGCCCCGGCTCCTCTGAGCCTGGTCTCCTCAGCCGCGGCTTCAACAGAAGCGGCCTAAATAGCGGCCTGTCCGGCCTTCAGCCGCCCGCGGGCGGTAGCCGGACTCCGGAGCCCTGCCGGAACCTTTTCCTCGAGGCTCCCCTGCGGGGGTTCTATAATGTGTACAACGTCCTCGGCGCGGCGGCCGCCGCCCTAACCCTCGGCATTCCTGCCGGCTGCCTGAAAACCGCCCTCCTCGACTACACCCCGGCTCTGGGGAGAATGGAGGAGTTCATTTTCCAGGGGCGCCCCTGCACGCTTGCTTTAATCAAAAATCCGGCCGGAGTGGATGAAGTCCTGAAGACCATCCTGGAGGGGAGGACAGAGAAGGCGCTGGTGATCGCGATTAACGACCTCGCTGCAGACGGGCGGGACGTTTCGTGGCTCTGGGACGCCGACTTCGCCCGGCTGGCCGGAGCGCGCATTAAAAAGATCATCTGCGCCGGGCGCCGCGCCGCGGACCTCGCCGTCTGCCTGAAGTACGCCGGGATCGACCCCGGGCGGCTGGCGCTGGCTCCGGAGCGCGCCGCCAGTCTTAAGATTCTGGCCCAGCAGGCAGCGGAGGGAGTGGAGGAGCTCTACGTGCTGGCGACCTACACGAATCTTTTTCCTTACGCGGGGCTCCTGCGCCGCTGGGGAAAGGTGGTGGAAAGAGGTGCGGCTCAGAGTATGCCATCTCTATCCTGA
- a CDS encoding glycosyltransferase, with amino-acid sequence MGEAKRVAILAVRFGAGHWQAAQALKEALEQTYPGVQVDVVNYLKFAGFFFDWLTRLGYHDLMIHMPRLYRRFFAYTNQLRPGSLFQKFICTCGARRFRRYLRRANPVLLISTFPVPAAVAANLKRRGLVRCPLVTVVTDYTLHQQWIQPGTDLYIVANEVMAGDLICRKIPPHQVAATGIPIDPRFETHPGKKLPELLPGLPPASEGLPLVFVLNGATCFRGDLPRLCRLLADFPVPLVGVVAGVRHPRQRFKLRRLVKKGRNKVLILGFTKEVPSFMGAASCLVSKAGGLTMSEALAMELPVVIYRPLPCQEESNRAFLVAAGAALAAQNISELSECLRRVLKDAHLRTEMKQAASRLKKPAAARAVARLLEPYLS; translated from the coding sequence ATGGGAGAGGCAAAACGGGTCGCGATTCTGGCGGTGCGTTTCGGGGCCGGTCACTGGCAAGCCGCTCAGGCCTTGAAGGAGGCCTTGGAGCAGACCTACCCTGGGGTTCAGGTGGATGTCGTTAACTACCTGAAGTTTGCCGGCTTTTTCTTCGACTGGTTGACCAGGCTCGGCTACCACGACTTGATGATCCATATGCCGCGGCTTTACCGCCGTTTTTTTGCTTATACGAACCAGCTCCGGCCCGGTTCCCTTTTTCAGAAGTTTATCTGTACGTGCGGGGCGCGGAGGTTTCGCAGGTACCTCCGGCGCGCGAACCCGGTTCTTTTAATCAGCACCTTCCCCGTTCCTGCCGCAGTCGCTGCGAACCTGAAGCGGCGGGGACTGGTCCGCTGCCCCCTGGTGACTGTCGTTACTGATTACACTTTGCACCAGCAATGGATTCAGCCGGGCACCGACCTCTACATCGTTGCCAACGAGGTCATGGCCGGGGATCTGATTTGCCGCAAAATCCCGCCTCATCAGGTGGCTGCAACCGGGATCCCGATTGACCCGCGTTTTGAAACACATCCAGGAAAAAAGCTCCCTGAGCTGCTCCCGGGCCTACCTCCTGCAAGCGAAGGGCTTCCCCTGGTTTTCGTCCTCAACGGGGCTACCTGCTTCAGGGGGGACCTTCCCCGCCTCTGCCGGCTTCTGGCCGACTTTCCCGTTCCTTTGGTCGGAGTAGTGGCCGGTGTCCGCCATCCCAGGCAGCGCTTCAAGCTGCGCCGGCTCGTGAAAAAGGGGCGCAACAAAGTGTTGATCCTGGGCTTCACGAAAGAGGTTCCCTCCTTCATGGGAGCGGCAAGCTGCCTGGTCAGCAAGGCGGGGGGATTAACGATGAGCGAGGCCCTTGCGATGGAACTGCCCGTAGTTATTTACAGGCCGCTCCCCTGCCAGGAGGAGAGCAACCGCGCCTTTCTCGTGGCGGCAGGGGCGGCGCTGGCGGCCCAAAACATCTCCGAGCTTTCGGAGTGCTTGCGCCGCGTGCTCAAGGATGCTCACCTGCGTACTGAAATGAAACAGGCAGCTTCCCGGCTGAAAAAGCCGGCTGCTGCACGTGCCGTTGCCCGGCTCCTGGAGCCTTATCTTTCTTAA
- a CDS encoding manganese catalase family protein, whose protein sequence is MWLYEKKLQYPVRVSKPDLKMAKYLFTQYGGPNGELSAAVRYLTQRYTMPTNRAKGVLTDIGTEELAHWEIVGTMIYKLMKGATPQEIRRADLGSYYAIWDGGIFPSDSNGVPWTSAYINSMGDPVANLHEDMAAEEKARATYEHLINLTDDPDLKDGLRFLRQREVAHFQRFGETLDHIQGYMQSKKLF, encoded by the coding sequence ATGTGGCTTTATGAAAAGAAACTGCAATACCCGGTCCGCGTTTCCAAACCCGACCTCAAAATGGCTAAATACTTATTTACCCAATACGGCGGGCCGAACGGAGAACTTTCAGCAGCGGTCAGGTACCTCACCCAGCGCTACACGATGCCCACAAACAGGGCGAAGGGCGTGCTGACAGACATCGGCACCGAGGAACTGGCGCACTGGGAGATCGTCGGGACGATGATCTACAAGCTGATGAAGGGCGCAACCCCCCAGGAGATCCGGCGTGCCGACCTGGGAAGCTATTACGCCATTTGGGACGGGGGGATCTTCCCCAGCGACTCCAACGGCGTTCCCTGGACATCCGCTTACATTAATTCCATGGGCGATCCGGTAGCAAACCTGCATGAGGATATGGCAGCGGAGGAGAAGGCGCGGGCCACTTACGAGCACCTGATCAACCTCACCGACGACCCCGATCTCAAGGACGGGTTACGGTTTTTGCGGCAGCGGGAAGTCGCCCACTTCCAGCGCTTCGGCGAAACCCTCGACCACATCCAGGGCTATATGCAGAGCAAAAAGCTCTTCTAA
- a CDS encoding glutamine amidotransferase, producing the protein MRLRVCHLYPDLLNLYGDRGNVLIFCRRATWRGIGVELDAVSLHDHARFTDYDFIFLGGGADLEQGLVSKDLEKKGPLLIEAAETGVVILSICGGYQLLGRYYRAQDGTLLPGVGLFDLYTEAGGKRLKGNILLQLAPELQTEMRQFYDRREAKPPTTLIGFENHSGRTFLGSSVRPLGMVLKGNGNNGEDRSEGVCYKNAFGTYLHGPFLSKNPHFADLLLARALSRRCGEVGLPPLDDTLELYAHNVMKKRLQKGFVPVRRV; encoded by the coding sequence GTGCGGCTCAGAGTATGCCATCTCTATCCTGATCTCTTAAATTTATACGGTGACCGGGGAAATGTGCTCATCTTCTGCCGCCGGGCAACCTGGCGCGGGATCGGTGTGGAGCTTGATGCTGTATCCCTCCACGACCACGCCCGGTTCACGGATTACGATTTCATTTTTCTGGGGGGAGGGGCGGACCTCGAACAGGGCCTGGTGAGCAAAGACCTGGAAAAAAAGGGCCCCCTCCTCATCGAGGCGGCCGAGACGGGGGTTGTTATTTTGAGCATCTGCGGAGGGTACCAGCTCCTGGGCCGCTACTACAGGGCCCAGGACGGCACCCTCCTGCCGGGCGTGGGCCTCTTCGACCTCTACACCGAGGCGGGAGGGAAGAGGTTGAAGGGGAACATTCTTCTCCAGCTTGCGCCGGAGCTCCAAACCGAAATGAGGCAGTTTTACGACCGGCGCGAAGCCAAACCCCCCACCACCCTCATCGGCTTTGAAAACCACTCGGGCCGCACCTTCCTGGGCAGTTCTGTCAGGCCCTTGGGGATGGTTTTAAAGGGGAACGGGAACAACGGGGAGGACCGCAGCGAGGGGGTCTGTTATAAAAACGCCTTCGGCACTTACCTCCACGGCCCCTTTCTCTCAAAAAACCCCCATTTCGCCGATCTGCTCCTGGCGCGGGCCTTATCCCGCCGCTGCGGGGAGGTTGGGCTCCCCCCCCTCGACGACACCCTCGAGCTGTATGCCCATAATGTCATGAAAAAACGCCTGCAAAAGGGCTTCGTCCCGGTACGCCGAGTTTAG
- a CDS encoding HyaD/HybD family hydrogenase maturation endopeptidase: protein MEKTIILGIGNLLLKDEGVGVHAIRALAGRDLPPGVELIDGGTAGFDLLPLLVGADKIIIVDALRGGEPAGAVYRVTPGDFRSQQQDTPISLHDLGILQVIRSLEILEERTPRVVIIGVEPKEIDWGMELTPEVAASLPAVLEQIEKEVKN, encoded by the coding sequence TTGGAAAAAACCATCATTTTGGGAATTGGCAACCTCTTGCTGAAAGACGAAGGAGTAGGGGTCCACGCGATCCGCGCCCTCGCGGGGCGCGACCTCCCCCCGGGAGTGGAGCTCATCGACGGGGGGACGGCAGGCTTTGACCTTTTACCGCTCCTTGTGGGGGCGGATAAAATCATCATTGTGGATGCTCTGCGCGGCGGGGAACCGGCCGGGGCGGTATACCGGGTCACCCCTGGCGATTTCCGGTCGCAGCAGCAGGACACCCCCATCTCCCTGCACGACCTCGGGATTTTACAGGTGATCCGGAGCTTAGAAATTTTAGAGGAGCGCACCCCGCGCGTGGTTATTATCGGAGTCGAGCCCAAGGAAATCGACTGGGGGATGGAGCTCACCCCGGAAGTCGCGGCCAGCCTCCCCGCAGTACTGGAGCAGATCGAAAAGGAAGTAAAAAATTAG
- a CDS encoding spore coat protein CotJB codes for MNRQQVRILREIQELEFAALELNLYLDTHPNDETALNAFNSLVSRLAEARRVYEAEFGPLINFGYSSPSRLPWQWIEEPWPWEITY; via the coding sequence ATGAATCGCCAGCAAGTGAGGATACTGCGGGAAATTCAGGAGCTTGAGTTCGCCGCGCTTGAATTGAACCTTTACCTCGACACCCACCCGAATGACGAAACGGCCTTAAACGCCTTCAACAGCCTCGTGTCCCGTCTTGCCGAGGCCAGGCGGGTCTACGAGGCAGAATTCGGCCCTCTCATCAACTTCGGCTACTCTTCTCCAAGCCGCTTGCCCTGGCAGTGGATCGAAGAGCCCTGGCCCTGGGAAATTACATATTAA
- a CDS encoding spore coat associated protein CotJA, producing MANSEENKKKEEQADAYYYPDHMHLRLATAYVPPQVLREMFPLPEALSKGTLFPELYRPYP from the coding sequence ATGGCAAATTCTGAAGAAAACAAAAAGAAAGAGGAGCAGGCTGACGCTTACTACTATCCCGATCACATGCACCTGAGACTGGCTACAGCATACGTTCCGCCCCAGGTGCTCAGGGAAATGTTCCCCCTTCCGGAAGCCCTGAGCAAGGGAACCCTTTTCCCCGAGCTGTACCGGCCCTATCCCTAA
- a CDS encoding phosphodiester glycosidase family protein, with translation MGAVFCLIFSLALGLPLPAGAYTVLREEVRTEPVASGVTLQEFFQETDEGPLKIYTLNIDLANPYVKVDVLVGADNQSFGAVRPVHETTRRVGAVAALNADFFHLKEGKHPLGITVKDGQVLTSPMLRDDFYAFALTRDLVPLVEIFNFEGHVQVTPPPDSSDTQSSDMLNASTGEAALFPLTFPLAGINKPRYSVLVGGQTDVSDCERLHLYDSCWGPVSRGAQTDLPGWVEVVVKDGVVLEVREDQPGVAIPERGFVLAGHGAAAQFLRAYCQPGARVSVSYRVTPRGEEVQTAVGGRNLLVVNGKPVAAFPKDIEGKFARSAVGFSQDGKRLYLVAVEGGKKSRGMFQRELAEFLAERLGVWRALNLDGGGSTSLAVRPLGEELPILVNNPAQDTPRPVPNALGIFTTAPQGKLAGLVVQGPREVLAGLEYTFEARGYDEYYNPFPVEAGQVKWTVRKGSGAFEGNRFRGLESGTVTLEAAFQGIRQEYQVRVIGPADLEGLEVAPGVVKLNPGEEVSFKAQVRGKDGRVWTLPPTEVLWEVEGAIGAVQNGRFSAGSEDAAGKIRASFLGFAVEVPVTVGVPLPPDVAGHWAQVPVRELVGRDVIRGYPDGTFRPDRAVTRAEFVTILARALGWSVSDKVNLPFRDEIPGWALPGLKAAWGRGVIGGYPDGTFRPDRAISRAELAVLIARALELPEARSPVVFEDAGQIPSWAQEAVRRATAAGILQGSGGYFRPAASATRAEVATLIYQSLLYSKTVPLAAPSSD, from the coding sequence GTGGGGGCAGTTTTCTGCCTGATTTTTTCTCTTGCTCTGGGGCTTCCCCTCCCTGCCGGGGCATACACCGTGCTCCGCGAAGAGGTGAGGACAGAGCCTGTTGCGTCAGGCGTCACTCTTCAGGAGTTCTTTCAAGAAACCGATGAGGGACCTTTGAAGATTTACACCTTGAATATAGACCTCGCCAATCCCTACGTGAAGGTCGACGTGCTGGTGGGAGCCGATAACCAGAGTTTTGGCGCGGTGCGCCCGGTTCACGAAACGACCCGCCGCGTCGGGGCGGTTGCCGCCCTCAATGCAGATTTTTTCCACCTCAAAGAGGGAAAACACCCCCTGGGGATTACCGTCAAGGATGGGCAGGTTTTAACGAGCCCGATGCTGCGGGATGATTTTTATGCCTTTGCCCTGACCCGCGATCTGGTACCCCTGGTCGAAATATTCAATTTCGAAGGGCATGTTCAGGTTACCCCCCCACCGGATTCGAGTGACACACAAAGTAGCGACATGCTCAATGCCAGTACGGGCGAAGCAGCACTCTTCCCTTTGACCTTTCCCCTTGCCGGGATCAACAAGCCCCGCTATTCTGTTCTCGTTGGAGGCCAGACGGATGTCTCCGATTGCGAGCGGCTTCACCTCTACGACTCCTGCTGGGGACCGGTGAGCCGGGGTGCCCAGACCGACCTGCCGGGCTGGGTGGAAGTGGTAGTAAAGGACGGGGTTGTTCTTGAGGTCCGCGAGGACCAGCCCGGTGTCGCAATCCCTGAACGTGGTTTTGTGCTGGCCGGCCATGGCGCGGCGGCGCAGTTCCTGCGCGCTTACTGTCAACCCGGCGCCCGCGTTTCCGTGAGTTACCGGGTCACGCCCCGGGGCGAGGAAGTTCAAACCGCTGTCGGCGGGAGGAACCTCCTTGTTGTGAACGGGAAGCCCGTTGCGGCTTTCCCTAAAGACATTGAAGGGAAGTTCGCCCGCTCCGCGGTGGGCTTCTCGCAGGATGGGAAGAGGCTCTACCTGGTGGCCGTCGAAGGGGGAAAGAAGAGCCGGGGGATGTTCCAGCGGGAGCTGGCTGAATTCCTCGCAGAGCGGCTTGGCGTCTGGCGCGCCCTGAACCTCGACGGGGGTGGTTCTACGAGCCTCGCCGTCCGTCCCCTGGGAGAAGAGTTGCCCATCCTGGTGAATAATCCGGCGCAGGATACGCCCCGCCCGGTCCCCAACGCCCTGGGGATCTTTACCACCGCTCCTCAAGGAAAACTCGCGGGGCTGGTGGTCCAGGGACCGCGCGAAGTGCTTGCCGGCCTGGAGTACACCTTCGAAGCGCGGGGTTACGATGAATACTACAACCCCTTCCCTGTAGAGGCGGGCCAGGTGAAGTGGACCGTCCGGAAAGGGAGCGGCGCCTTTGAGGGAAACCGTTTCCGGGGGCTGGAGAGCGGAACCGTGACTCTCGAAGCAGCTTTTCAAGGAATCCGGCAGGAGTACCAGGTAAGGGTGATCGGACCGGCGGATCTGGAAGGTTTAGAAGTGGCTCCCGGTGTGGTTAAGCTCAACCCGGGAGAAGAGGTTTCTTTCAAGGCGCAGGTGCGGGGAAAAGACGGGAGGGTCTGGACACTTCCCCCCACTGAAGTGCTTTGGGAAGTGGAGGGAGCAATTGGAGCGGTCCAGAACGGAAGGTTCTCTGCAGGGAGTGAGGATGCGGCAGGGAAGATCAGGGCTTCCTTTTTGGGTTTCGCTGTTGAGGTTCCCGTGACGGTGGGAGTTCCCCTTCCTCCCGATGTGGCAGGCCACTGGGCCCAGGTTCCCGTGCGGGAGCTGGTCGGGCGGGATGTGATCCGGGGCTATCCGGATGGAACCTTCCGGCCGGACCGGGCGGTTACCAGGGCCGAATTTGTAACCATCCTGGCGCGCGCCCTCGGATGGTCGGTTTCTGATAAAGTGAACCTTCCTTTCAGGGACGAAATTCCTGGCTGGGCGCTTCCCGGCCTGAAAGCTGCCTGGGGCCGGGGCGTCATCGGAGGATACCCGGATGGAACCTTCCGGCCGGACCGGGCAATTTCCCGCGCCGAGCTTGCGGTCTTGATTGCCCGTGCCCTGGAGCTTCCGGAAGCCCGTTCCCCGGTTGTCTTTGAGGATGCCGGGCAGATTCCCTCCTGGGCCCAGGAAGCGGTACGTCGTGCGACAGCGGCCGGGATCTTGCAGGGGAGCGGAGGTTACTTCCGGCCTGCAGCTTCAGCCACCAGGGCCGAAGTTGCCACCCTCATCTACCAGTCCCTGCTTTATTCCAAAACCGTACCGTTAGCTGCGCCATCATCCGATTAA